In a single window of the Olivibacter sp. SDN3 genome:
- a CDS encoding YciI family protein translates to MSVFQPSPEQMQERMNWLGSIAAQNKLVDKGNTLLPAPESAKTVKPGNIITDGPYTEIKEFISGYTWQKTIKCQRLYKGFVAYRVHSTWS, encoded by the coding sequence ATGTCAGTCTTCCAACCGTCCCCTGAACAAATGCAGGAACGGATGAACTGGCTAGGCAGTATTGCAGCACAGAACAAATTGGTAGACAAAGGAAATACGCTTTTGCCAGCTCCCGAAAGTGCCAAAACAGTAAAACCCGGCAATATTATAACGGATGGGCCTTACACCGAAATCAAAGAGTTCATCAGCGGTTACACTTGGCAGAAAACCATTAAGTGTCAACGACTATATAAAGGGTTTGTAGCTTACCGGGTACATTCAACTTGGTCTTAG